The Agrococcus sp. ProA11 genomic sequence GAGTCCTCATGGCCGTGCAGATGGTCTTTCCCAATCACGCAGTCAGGGATGTCGCGCGTGCCACTGCGTTCTACGAGGCGCTCGGCTTCGCGGTGAACCCTCAGTTCAGCGACGAGACGACCAGTTGCATCGTCGTGAACGACCAGGTCGCCATCATGCTGCTCGAGCACGAGCGGTTCGACGAGTTCCTCGTCGGTGATCAGCGGCGGGCTCCCGAGGGAGCGCTCGAGAACCTGCTGGCAATGCTCTTGGGAAGCCGCGAGGAGGTCGATGCGTTCTCCTCTGCGGGCACGGCCGCGGGCGGTACTCTTTCCAAGCCTGTCGAGGCGAACGAATGGGGCATGTACGGCGGTCAGCTCACGGATCTCGACGGCCACATCATCGACTTCTTCTTCATGGAGGCACCGCAGGGCTGAACCTGCGGCCTCCTTCCACGCGACGACGCGACCCAGCGAAGACGCCTCCGCTGGGTTGCTCGTCGCCTTCCCGAAAGCACCATGCAGATCGACACCCAGAACGAGCGGCCCACGCCGTCGACCGAAGCGGCGACGCCGCAGCGACTCCCTGCAGGAGGCGCGCTCGTCATCGCCACGCTCCTGATCTCGGCATTCGTGGTCATCCTCAACGAGACCGCGATGAACGTCGCCATCTCGACGCTTATCGAAGATCCGACGCTGGCGATCGACGAGCGTGCCGCGCAGTGGCTGACCACCGCCTTCATGCTCACGATGGCCGTCGTCATCCCCGCCACCGGTTGGCTGATGGCCAGGTTCAGCAAGCGCACCCTGTACGTCGCAGCGATGGGAGCCTTCGTCGTCGGGAGCCTCATCGCAGGCTTCTCGCCGTCGTTCGCGCTGCTGCTGCTCGGCCGCGTCGTGCAGGCGTCCGGCACCGCGATCGTCTTCCCGCTGCTGATGACCACGGTCATGGAGCTCGTGCCGCCCGCACGCCGCGGCGCATTCATGGGCACCATTTCGATGGTGATGTCCGTCGCGCCGGCACTCGGCCCGACGGTCTCGGGCGCGGTCCTGCAGTTCGCGTCCTGGCGCTGGATCTTCCTGGGCGTGGCGCCGCTCGCGCTGCTGATGCTGCTCGTCGGCGCTCGCAACCTCGGCGGCGGCGCGCAGGAGCACCGTCCCCGGCTCGACGCGCGCTCCATCCCGCTCGCGGGCCTGGGCTTCGGAGGCCTCGTCTACGGGCTGTCGCTCATCGGAGCCCAGGGGCTGCCGGCGTGGCAGCTGCCGGCCGCACTCGGCGTCGGCGCGGTCAGCCTCACGGCGTTCGTGCTGCGGCAGCGTCGGCTGCAGCGCACCGATGACGCGCTGCTCGACCTGCGCACGTTCCGGCATCCGCTGTTCACCACCACAGTGCTGATCATGGCGTTCGCGATGGCCGCCATGTTCGGCACCCTCATCCTGCTGCCGCTCGTGCTGCAGGACGCCCTGGGTCTGGAGCCGCTGCAGGTCGGGCTCATCACCATGCCGGGAGCGCTGCTGACCGGCCTGCTCGGCCCGGTGGTCGGCAACCTGTACGACCGCTGGGGCCCGCGGCCGCTCGTGATCCCGGGCGGCTTGGTCGTCATGGCGGCGCTGCTGCTCTACACGACCCTGCAGAGCTCCACGCCGTGGTGGATGGTGCTGATCATGCAGATGGTCCTGATGCTCGGCTTCGCCTTCACCTTCCCGCCGCTGTTCACGGTGTCGCTCGCCTCGCTGCCCAGGCACCTCTACGGGCACGGCTCGGCGATCGTGGGCACGGTGCAGCAGGTGGCAGGCGCCGCCGGCACCGCGGCATTCGTCACGATCATGGCCACGCGGCAGACGCAGCTCGTCGCGGAGGGGGTCGCGAGCGGCGACGCGCTGCTGGAGGGGGCGCGGGCCGCGTTCATGGGCGCAGCAGCGCTGTGGATCTTCGGCATCGTGGCGACGTTCTGGATGCGGAAGCCCGCCGACACCGTGCCCGACGAGCGCGAGCACGTTGAGCTGGCGCCAGAGGCGCAGCCTGCGCCGCTGGCGCACGAGTCGCAGTCTGCGCCGCTGGCGCACGAGGCACAGCCTGCGCCGCTGGCGCACGCGCACGAGGCACAGCCTGCGCCGCTGGCGCACGCGCAGGAGCGCGCCGACGAGCCACGCTGACCGCGTGCGGTGCGGATAGATTGCCAGCGTGGACGACATCCTGCGGTTCGCCGGCAACTACTGGTGGCTGATCTTCATCATCGGTCCCGCCATCGGCGGATGGATCGGCGGCGCGGCGAAGTACAACGAGCGACGCCGACGCGACCGGATCGAGCTGGAGCGCGTGCGACGCGCACCGATCATCCCGGTGGCGGGCGCGGCGCACGCGCCGCAGCAGCACGACGAGGCGCAGCAGGCGGAGCGGGATCGTCAGGCGGCACGGGTGCTCGCCGATCACGACGAGGCGGATCGTCGCTGGCTCGACTTCGAGCTCGACGTCGCGAAGCTCATCGACTACCCGCTCGTGACCGACATGCGAGAGCCCCTCACCCAGACGTTCCACCGCGCCAAGCGCGTCGCCGACGGCCTGCGGCCGGATGACCCGAGTGCGCTGCGGCCCGACGGGGCCCTCGAGCGCTATCGCGAGGCGGTGCGCGACTACGAGGTCGCCTTCGAAGCGGCAGTGCGGGAGGCGAAGCGGCGCGCGCAGACGGGCTTCAGCGAGGCCGAGCGGGGACGCCTGCAGGCGGCGCAGCGGCTCATGGCGCTCGCCGAGAGCGAGGCATCGACGCCCGCGGAGCGGCAGAGCGCTTACCGGCGCGCTCAGAAGGAGCTCGATGGGCTCATCGCGCTGCCGGAGGCCACCACGCAGGACATCGAGCGCCGCATCGCGGGCGAGCTCGAGGCGTAGCGACGCCCGTCAGCGCCGATCCGCGGGCGCGGCCGCGTGCAGCACCGTCTCCATGGGGAGCGGCTCGAAGGCCGCGATCTTCGCGACCGCGTCCGCGGTGCTGTCGACCAGTGCGATGCCGGCCTCGCCGGGCTTGCCGCGCATCACCGCCTGCAGCAGCGGCCACGCCGGCATGGTCTCGGTCCAGAAGCGCTCGCCGAGCAGCACGAGCGGCGCCCAGGCGCCCTCCTCGGCGTAGGAGTTCTCGCACGCATCCTGGAACACCTCCTGCACCGTGCCGCCGGCGCCGGGCAGCACCACGATGCCGGCATTCGCGACCCGCAGCAGGATGTCTTCGCGCACCGAGTTCTGGAAGTACTTCGCGATCGCGGTGGCGAACGAGTTGGGCGGCTCGTGACCGTAGTGCCAGGTCGGGATGCCGAGCGAGACGCCGCTGCCGACGCGCTTCGCCACCGCCCGCGCGGACGCGATCCACGCGGGGATCGAGCCGTGGAACGAGGGCACGGCGGCCAGCTCATCGATCGCGGTGTCGAGCTGGTCAGGGGAGAGGGCGACCGCGCGAGCGCCCAGGTTGCCGGCCTCCATGGCGCCGGGGCCGCCTCCGGTGGCGACGACCTTGCCGGCGCGCGCGAGCCCGTGGGCGAGGTGCGCGGCCTGGCGATACGCCTCCGAGTCGCGCGCGAGCGAATGCCCGCCCATGATGCCGACGATCTGCTTGCCCTGCACCCAGTCGGCGAGTGCGTCGTCGATCGAGTGGTCGTGCAGCGCGGCGGCGAGCGTATCGGCCACGTCGTGGTGGCGCGTGCGCGACCAGGCGTAGACGCGAGCGTCGAAGCTCGCCTGATAGCCGTGCTCCAGCCCCTGCACGAGGTCGTCGGGCGTGTAGAGCGCGGAGCGGTAGGCGTTGAAGGGGGTGTCGGGCACATCGTCGAAGACGAGTGCGCCATCGCCGATCAGTCGCTCCTTGACGTCGCTCGGCAGATCGGCACCGAGGAAGAGCGAGCCGGCGCCGTGCAGGCGCTCCAGCACCTCGCCGCGCTCCCGCAGGTCGACATCCTGGATCCGCCAGCCATCCATGCTGGTCGCCCCGCCGGCGAAGTGATCGAAGGCCGCGAGCGACGAGATGTCGAGCTGCCGGCCGTGCTGCGGTCGTTGATCGAAATCGCGCATGCGGGGGAGCCTACCCAGCCCGCCGCCGAGGGTCGCGGCCGTTGTGGGGATCCCCAAGCGCATCGCTGCCGGTCACGACGATGCGACTGCCGCCGCCGGGGACGGGCACGACGCGGATGCGCGACGGGATGCGCTCCTGCATCTGCTGCACGTGGCTGATGACGCCGACGCTGCGACCGCCGACGCGCAGCTCGTCGAGTGTGGCCATGGCGGCCTCGAGCGTGTCCTGGTCGAGCGAGCCGAAGCCCTCGTCGACGAAGAGCGTCTCGAGCGAGACGCCGCCCGCCTCGGCCTGCACGACGTCGGCGAGACCGAGCGCCAGCGAGAGGGATGCGAGGAAGGTCTCGCCGCCGGAGAGCGACCGCGTCGTGCGTGCGACGCCCGTGTGCGCGTCGACCACCGCGATGCCCAAGCCGCTCGCCTTGCCGTGCGACGCGCGCTCCTCATCGTGCACGAGCGTGAACCTGCCGCCGGTCATCGCCGCGAGCCGCGCGTTCGCCGCCTCGATGATGGTCGCGAGCCGGGTGGCCAGCACATACGTCTCGATGTCCTGCGCGCGCTCGTTCTTGCCGTCGAGCGCCCGCGCGAGCGCTCGCACCGTCGCCGCGTGCTCGGCGCCGTCGGCGAGCGAGGCGATGGCGTCCCTGGCGGCGGCGAGATCGGCGGCTGCGAGCCCACGGGTCGTCTCGGCTGCTGCGGACGCGCGCGCCGCCTGGGCGGCGGACGTCGAGGCTTCGCGGAGCGCAGCCTCGAGCGGCTCGAGCTCGGGTGGCTCGCCGAGGTCGGCGAGATCGGGCTGTGCGAGCACGCCTCGCGCCTCCGCGACCGCCTCGTCGTGCGCGGTGACGCGCTCGCGCGTCGCCGCGCGGACGGCGCGCTCGAGCCGCATCGCCGCGGTCGCGTCGCGGCCGGGCAGATCGTGCGCGGCGAGGGCGGCGGTGCCCGCCGCGGCTGCCGCCGACTGCTCGGCGCGCGCCCGCGCGGCCTCGGCGTCCGCGTCGAGCCAGCCGCGCAGCGCATCGCGCACACTGGATGTCGCCGCCAGCAGCGACGCCGCGTCCGGATGGCCGCGCAGGCCGTGCTCGAGTCGTGCGCGGCTCTCGTCGAGCCGCGCACCGGCGGCGGCGGCGTTCCCGGCTCGCACTTCAGCGTCCCGCTCCAGCTCGGCGATGCGTCGGTCGAGCAGCGCCGCCTCCTCGTCGTGCTCGGCGAGCTCCCGCGCGGCGGCGTCGCGCGCGGCGATGGCGGTCTCGGCATCCCGCAGGGCGGCCGCCGCTCGGTCGAGCTCATGGTCGAGCGATGCGCGGTCGGCGTCGCCGCAGCGGCCGAGATGGCCGGCGCGCTGCCGCTCGAGGTCGACGAGCGCGTCGTTCGCCGCGCCCGCAGCTGCCAGCGCGAGCGTGCTGCGCTCGAACGCTGCGGCGACGTCGTCCGCGGTCACTGCCTCTGGCGCCGCGGCGTGCGGCGACGGATGCTCGACGGCGCCGCACACGGGGCAGGGCTCGCCGTCCGCGAGGGTGCTCGCCAGCTCGCCAGCCATGCCATCGACGCGCGCGGCCTGCAGCCGGTGCACCTCCTCTGCCGCCTCCCGCTGCGCAGCCGCGGTGCGGGCAGCCGACGCCTGCGCGGCGGCGATCGGCTCGGCCAGCGCATCGGCGGCCTCGCGTGCGGCGACCCGCTCTCGCGCCGCGGCCACGCGCACGGCGGCGGCGTCCGCGCCGCTCGCGAGCGCGCCGGCTGCGGCGCTGGCGTCGATGAGCGCCTGGCGCGCCGCAGGCGCGGCCGCCCGCGCTCGCTTCGCATCGGCGACCGCCTCCGCGGCCTCGGACGCCGCCGATGACGCCGCCTGCGCGGCGCGCTCGAGCTCCGGCAAGGAGTGCTCGACCCGCCTCGTCTCTGCCGCCAGCGCGGCGGCCTCGGCGGCCACATCGTGCTCGACCTCGACCGCGTCGCGCTGCGGCTCGACGCCCTCCGGCAAGGTGGCCGTCGCCTCGCGCAGGGCGACCGCTGCTGTCTCGACCTCGATGTCGGCTCTCGTCCAGCGCTCCAGCGCCCCGGCGACCTCGGCGGCGCGGTCGGCGTCCGCGAGCCGCGCGCGATCCGCCTCGATGGATGGCGCCGCATCGGCGAGCCGGGCCAGCGCTGCCGCTGCGGCGTCGCGCCGCGCGATGCGCTCCAGGACCGCCAGGGCCGCGTCGCGCGCCGACCGGGCGGTGCCCTCCGCCGCCGCGGCGGTCGCCGCTCGCGCAGCGCATCGATCGACGTGCGCGGCGATGGCGGCCTCGAGCGCCGCGAGCTCCGCCTCGCCGCCCGCTGCCGGTGGGCCGCCGTCGTCGGCCGTCGGCGCCTCGTCGTCCGCGCCGGGCGCTTCGTCGTCCGCGGCGGCAGCGGTGCCGTCGTCGGCGCACAAGGATGCGGCGGCCTCCCGGACGCGCGCGGCTCGGTCGTCGCGCATCCGCTCGAGCTGCTCGCGCTCGGCATCGACGGCTCGCGCGTCCGCCAGCAGGAGCTCGCGCAGGCGGCGCATGCTGCCGGTGCCGAAGAGGCGCTCGAGCAGTGCCTTGCGCGCCTTGCTGTCGGCCTGCAGGAACTCGGCAAAACCCCCCTGCGCGAGCAGGATGACCTGCAGGAACTCGTCCTTCCGCAGGCCGAGGATGCGGCCGATCTCCGTGCTCGCGTCGTCGACGCTCGTCGCCAGCGTCTCCCAGGCGCCGGCCCGCAGCTCCCAGAGCGTCGCGGTGGCGCGCTCCCTCGTGAGCCCGCTGCCGCGCAGCTTCGGCCGCTCGTACTCGGGCGTGCGGCGCATCCGCAGGATCCGGTCGCCGACCGCGAGCTCCAGCTCGACCCAGGTGGTCTCGGCCGGTCCCGCGAGATCGCTGCGCACGTGCGGCGCGCCCGCGTAGCGAGGTGCGCTCCCGTAGAGCGCGTAGGCGATGGCATCGAGGATGGTCGACTTGCCCGCGCCCGTCGGCCCGGCGATCAGGTAGAGCCCGTCGGCATCGAATGACGCGAAGTCGATCTCGAACCGATCGCGGAACGGTCCGAACGCGGCGAGCTCGAGTCGCAGCAGCTTCACAGCGCCGCCTCGGCGGCCGACGCGCGCGCGAGCGCCTCGCGCACCAGCGCCGCCTCAGCGTCATTCGCGCCGACCCCGGCGCGGACGTGCGCCAGGAAGTCGTCGACGACCTCCGCCTCGCTGCGCCGGGCGAGCCGCGCGCGCAGCTCCGGCGTCGTGCCCGCCTCGCCGCCGATCCACTGCACCTCGGCGGCGTGCGGCCAGCGCTCCTGCAGCCGCCGCATCGCGTCCACGGGCCGCAGCCGATCGGTGAGCAGCGCCCGCACCCAGTCACCCTCGGAGCCGGCGAGCGAGGCATCGGCCAGCAGCTCGTCGAGCTCGCCCCGGATCGTCGTGAGTGCCCGCGGCACGGGCAGGCTGAGCCACTCGACCGATGCCAGGCCGTCGGCGTCCAGCTCGACGATCCATCCGCCGCGCTCCGGGGAGCGCTCGCGGAAGGAGTAGTGCAGCGGGGCCCCGGAGTAGCGCACCGCCGGCGAGAGCGTCTGGCGCGAGTGGATGTGGCCGAGGGCGACGTAGTCGACGCCGTCGAGCAGCGTGAGCGGCACGACGTCCAGCCCGCCGGCGGTGATGTCGCGCGGCGCGTCGTCCTCCGGCTCGGCGATGCCCGCCGCGAAGCAGTGCGCGAGCACGACCGCGCGGCCGGGATGCTCGGCGCGGGCGCCGCGCACGGCATCCATCGCCCACCGCATGGCGTCTGCCTGGCTGGCGATGCCCGCCTCTGGCAGCGACGCGCGCAGCGCCACCGGCTCGAGGTAGGGCACCGCGAACAGCTGCACCGGGCCGTGCTCGTCGGCGAGCTGCACGCGCCACGACTCCGGCTCGAGCGCCCGGGTGCTCAGATGGAGACCGCCTGCGCTGACGAAGCCGGCGTTCGCGCCCAGCCGGGCCGCGGAGTCGTGGTTGCCGCTCGACAGCACGATGACCGCCCCCGCGGCGCGGATCTCGGCGAGCGCACCGGAGAGCGCCTCGACGTGGCGCCCCGCGGGCATCGCCGAGTCGTAGACGTCGCCCGCCACCAGCACCACGTCGATCCGATGCTCGCGCACGAGGCGGGCGAGCTCGCGCAGCACCTCGACGAGCGCGTCGACGGTCTCGGAGCCGTGGAACGTGCGCCCGACATGCCAGTCGGAGGTGTGCAGCAGCCGCATGGCTCCACGCTAGAGGCCACCGCCGACGTCATCGGCAGGCCGCGCGCGCCGATAGGATCATGGGAGCCTCCACCCCCACCTCGAGAGGGTCTGTCCGCGTGCTGCTGACCGTGACCATGCTCGCCGCACTCGGCGTGGTCGCCAGCGCGCTCAGCGCTCGGGTGGGGCGGCTCATCTTCCTGCTGCCCGCTGCCGCGAGCCTGATCGCCGCCGTCTGGTTCGGCATGCAGGCGCCGCTGATCGCCGAGGGCGCGGTGCTGCAGGAGCGGGTCGAGTGGATGCCGGCGCTCGGCATCGCGATCGATCTGCGGCTGGGCGCCCTGCAGTGGCTGCTCGCGATGGTCGTACTCGGTGTGGGCGGCCTCATCTTCCTCTACTGCGCGTGGTACTTCGAGTCGAAGAAGCTGGCCAACCGCACGGTGGGGCTGCTGACGGGCTTCGCCGCGTCGATGCTGCTGCTCGTGCTGTCGGACGACCTCGTGGTGCTCATCACCGGCTGGGAGCTGACGACGATCTTCAGCTACCTGCTGGTCGGGCTCAACCACCGCTCGGCGAACAACCGGCGCGCAGCGCAGACCGCGCTCATCGTCACCACCATCGGCGGCCTCACGATGCTCACGGGCGTCATGCTGCTGGCGTCGGAGACCCGCACCTTCTCGCTCGCCGAGACGCTCGCCGACCCGCCGACGTCGGCCACCGTCGCGTGGGCCGCGGCGCTCATGCTCGTCGGCGCGCTGTCGAAGTCGGCCATCGTGCCGTTCCAGTACTGGCTCCCCGGTGCGATGGCCGCGCCGACCCCGGTGTCGGCGTTCCTGCACGCCGCCGCGATGGTCAAGGCCGGCATCTTCCTCATCGCCGCGCTCACGCCCGCCTTCGTGGAGCTGCCCTGGTGGCGCTGGAGCCTCGTGACGCTCG encodes the following:
- a CDS encoding exonuclease SbcCD subunit D; amino-acid sequence: MRLLHTSDWHVGRTFHGSETVDALVEVLRELARLVREHRIDVVLVAGDVYDSAMPAGRHVEALSGALAEIRAAGAVIVLSSGNHDSAARLGANAGFVSAGGLHLSTRALEPESWRVQLADEHGPVQLFAVPYLEPVALRASLPEAGIASQADAMRWAMDAVRGARAEHPGRAVVLAHCFAAGIAEPEDDAPRDITAGGLDVVPLTLLDGVDYVALGHIHSRQTLSPAVRYSGAPLHYSFRERSPERGGWIVELDADGLASVEWLSLPVPRALTTIRGELDELLADASLAGSEGDWVRALLTDRLRPVDAMRRLQERWPHAAEVQWIGGEAGTTPELRARLARRSEAEVVDDFLAHVRAGVGANDAEAALVREALARASAAEAAL
- a CDS encoding VOC family protein; the protein is MAVQMVFPNHAVRDVARATAFYEALGFAVNPQFSDETTSCIVVNDQVAIMLLEHERFDEFLVGDQRRAPEGALENLLAMLLGSREEVDAFSSAGTAAGGTLSKPVEANEWGMYGGQLTDLDGHIIDFFFMEAPQG
- a CDS encoding Rossmann fold nucleotide-binding protein, encoding MRDFDQRPQHGRQLDISSLAAFDHFAGGATSMDGWRIQDVDLRERGEVLERLHGAGSLFLGADLPSDVKERLIGDGALVFDDVPDTPFNAYRSALYTPDDLVQGLEHGYQASFDARVYAWSRTRHHDVADTLAAALHDHSIDDALADWVQGKQIVGIMGGHSLARDSEAYRQAAHLAHGLARAGKVVATGGGPGAMEAGNLGARAVALSPDQLDTAIDELAAVPSFHGSIPAWIASARAVAKRVGSGVSLGIPTWHYGHEPPNSFATAIAKYFQNSVREDILLRVANAGIVVLPGAGGTVQEVFQDACENSYAEEGAWAPLVLLGERFWTETMPAWPLLQAVMRGKPGEAGIALVDSTADAVAKIAAFEPLPMETVLHAAAPADRR
- a CDS encoding AAA family ATPase, with protein sequence MKLLRLELAAFGPFRDRFEIDFASFDADGLYLIAGPTGAGKSTILDAIAYALYGSAPRYAGAPHVRSDLAGPAETTWVELELAVGDRILRMRRTPEYERPKLRGSGLTRERATATLWELRAGAWETLATSVDDASTEIGRILGLRKDEFLQVILLAQGGFAEFLQADSKARKALLERLFGTGSMRRLRELLLADARAVDAEREQLERMRDDRAARVREAAASLCADDGTAAAADDEAPGADDEAPTADDGGPPAAGGEAELAALEAAIAAHVDRCAARAATAAAAEGTARSARDAALAVLERIARRDAAAAALARLADAAPSIEADRARLADADRAAEVAGALERWTRADIEVETAAVALREATATLPEGVEPQRDAVEVEHDVAAEAAALAAETRRVEHSLPELERAAQAASSAASEAAEAVADAKRARAAAPAARQALIDASAAAGALASGADAAAVRVAAARERVAAREAADALAEPIAAAQASAARTAAAQREAAEEVHRLQAARVDGMAGELASTLADGEPCPVCGAVEHPSPHAAAPEAVTADDVAAAFERSTLALAAAGAANDALVDLERQRAGHLGRCGDADRASLDHELDRAAAALRDAETAIAARDAAARELAEHDEEAALLDRRIAELERDAEVRAGNAAAAGARLDESRARLEHGLRGHPDAASLLAATSSVRDALRGWLDADAEAARARAEQSAAAAAGTAALAAHDLPGRDATAAMRLERAVRAATRERVTAHDEAVAEARGVLAQPDLADLGEPPELEPLEAALREASTSAAQAARASAAAETTRGLAAADLAAARDAIASLADGAEHAATVRALARALDGKNERAQDIETYVLATRLATIIEAANARLAAMTGGRFTLVHDEERASHGKASGLGIAVVDAHTGVARTTRSLSGGETFLASLSLALGLADVVQAEAGGVSLETLFVDEGFGSLDQDTLEAAMATLDELRVGGRSVGVISHVQQMQERIPSRIRVVPVPGGGSRIVVTGSDALGDPHNGRDPRRRAG
- a CDS encoding MDR family MFS transporter, which encodes MQIDTQNERPTPSTEAATPQRLPAGGALVIATLLISAFVVILNETAMNVAISTLIEDPTLAIDERAAQWLTTAFMLTMAVVIPATGWLMARFSKRTLYVAAMGAFVVGSLIAGFSPSFALLLLGRVVQASGTAIVFPLLMTTVMELVPPARRGAFMGTISMVMSVAPALGPTVSGAVLQFASWRWIFLGVAPLALLMLLVGARNLGGGAQEHRPRLDARSIPLAGLGFGGLVYGLSLIGAQGLPAWQLPAALGVGAVSLTAFVLRQRRLQRTDDALLDLRTFRHPLFTTTVLIMAFAMAAMFGTLILLPLVLQDALGLEPLQVGLITMPGALLTGLLGPVVGNLYDRWGPRPLVIPGGLVVMAALLLYTTLQSSTPWWMVLIMQMVLMLGFAFTFPPLFTVSLASLPRHLYGHGSAIVGTVQQVAGAAGTAAFVTIMATRQTQLVAEGVASGDALLEGARAAFMGAAALWIFGIVATFWMRKPADTVPDEREHVELAPEAQPAPLAHESQSAPLAHEAQPAPLAHAHEAQPAPLAHAQERADEPR